The following proteins come from a genomic window of Aequorivita marisscotiae:
- a CDS encoding DUF2809 domain-containing protein, which yields MHIFRSKYFYSTLLLLTVEIGIAKFHFNPFVRGFLGDVLVILLLYSFLKIFIKNNVFKIAMSVMVFAYFVEFLQLFKLAEKLQIHSEILLTILGSVFDTYDLVAYFLGFLLILLIEKTILKNEDNKNISL from the coding sequence ATGCATATTTTCAGAAGCAAGTATTTTTATAGCACACTACTCTTACTAACTGTAGAAATCGGCATTGCCAAGTTTCACTTTAATCCGTTTGTACGTGGATTTTTAGGCGATGTTTTAGTGATCTTACTACTGTATTCGTTTCTGAAAATTTTCATCAAAAACAATGTTTTTAAAATTGCGATGTCCGTTATGGTATTCGCCTATTTTGTAGAATTTCTTCAGCTATTCAAGCTTGCAGAAAAACTTCAAATCCATTCAGAAATATTATTGACAATCTTGGGTTCAGTGTTTGACACTTATGATCTCGTGGCCTATTTTCTTGGCTTTCTACTTATTCTTTTAATTGAAAAAACTATTTTAAAAAATGAAGACAATAAAAACATTTCTCTTTAA
- a CDS encoding DUF1361 domain-containing protein, with the protein MKTIKTFLFNRFNILFPLLSLTALCIILLAIRSKSTHSFFYLFLAWNLFLAMVPFFISMYAKTREGLKKYKLYSLLLLWLLFLPNAPYIITDFIHLRLSPIKWLGFDALMIAIFAVTGIAFYLFSVKDIEEILFKNFNRKMTSGFLVVLPFLVGFGIYLGRVLRWNSWDILHKPSHLFTDIFEIFTNPLLHFKAWLFTFLIGFLLKLCRWTSDKFLFNTIGF; encoded by the coding sequence ATGAAGACAATAAAAACATTTCTCTTTAATCGTTTCAATATACTGTTTCCGCTTTTGTCGCTAACAGCTTTGTGTATTATTCTGCTTGCCATTCGCTCAAAAAGCACACATTCTTTCTTTTATCTTTTCTTAGCATGGAATTTATTTCTCGCCATGGTGCCGTTTTTTATTTCTATGTACGCAAAAACCCGCGAAGGCTTAAAAAAATACAAGCTCTATTCGCTGCTTCTGCTCTGGTTACTTTTTCTTCCAAATGCACCATATATAATAACAGATTTTATTCATTTGCGTTTAAGCCCTATTAAATGGCTTGGTTTCGATGCTTTAATGATTGCGATTTTTGCAGTTACGGGCATTGCGTTTTACTTGTTCTCGGTAAAGGATATTGAAGAAATTCTTTTTAAAAATTTCAACAGGAAAATGACTTCCGGGTTTTTGGTCGTGCTTCCTTTTTTAGTGGGTTTTGGAATTTATTTAGGGCGTGTTCTTCGATGGAATTCGTGGGATATTCTTCATAAGCCGAGCCATCTTTTTACAGATATTTTTGAAATATTCACCAATCCGCTTCTACATTTTAAAGCGTGGTTGTTTACCTTTTTAATTGGATTTTTATTAAAACTTTGTCGTTGGACTTCCGATAAATTTCTTTTCAATACTATTGGTTTTTAA